In a genomic window of Pseudoxanthomonas sp. Root65:
- a CDS encoding c-type cytochrome: MTPRRFAWMTLLLLGGFAGASAAQAPAPATPRPAQALSEQAAKQAGDHYQRYCALCHGRDREGHANDHAPSLRSRSLLESGMPVIIGEAIAYGRPGTPMGGYVDEVGGPMTRAQIVDMVRWLRREAGVQPLASERGAAFDRVAGDVANGAVVYQRNCASCHGAKGEGGTGTALANPTMLALTPDRFLRHAIVQGRQGTPMPAFGNVLSEAQIDDVTAFLRSRSTGWTAGKQALRTPPAAGDYVINKKGSAPDFGALKDDRYVSAAVLDRELKAGRRMVLLDTRVASMWQMAHIEGAVPVPYYSREEAFAALPRDGTWIVAYCECPRAAADSVVKRLREEGGFENTAVLWEGIQGWVSLGYPVVAGDASKPAAPAKP; encoded by the coding sequence ATGACGCCACGCCGCTTCGCCTGGATGACCCTCTTGCTGCTGGGCGGATTTGCCGGTGCGAGCGCCGCGCAGGCGCCCGCACCGGCGACGCCACGACCGGCGCAGGCCCTCAGCGAGCAGGCGGCGAAACAGGCCGGCGATCACTACCAGCGCTATTGCGCGCTGTGCCATGGCCGCGATCGCGAGGGCCACGCCAACGACCATGCGCCGTCGCTGCGTTCGCGTTCGCTGCTGGAGTCCGGCATGCCGGTGATCATCGGTGAAGCCATCGCCTACGGCCGGCCCGGCACGCCGATGGGCGGCTATGTCGATGAAGTCGGCGGGCCGATGACGCGTGCGCAGATCGTCGACATGGTGCGCTGGCTGCGCCGGGAAGCGGGTGTGCAGCCACTGGCCAGTGAACGCGGCGCGGCCTTCGATCGCGTGGCCGGCGACGTCGCCAACGGTGCGGTGGTCTACCAGCGGAACTGCGCGAGCTGCCACGGCGCGAAAGGCGAAGGCGGCACCGGCACGGCGCTGGCCAACCCCACCATGCTGGCGCTGACGCCGGACCGCTTCCTGCGGCACGCCATCGTGCAGGGGCGGCAGGGCACGCCCATGCCGGCGTTCGGCAACGTACTCAGCGAGGCGCAGATCGATGACGTCACCGCGTTCCTGCGCAGCCGCAGCACCGGCTGGACGGCCGGCAAGCAGGCGCTGCGCACACCGCCCGCTGCCGGTGACTACGTCATCAACAAGAAGGGCAGCGCACCGGACTTCGGTGCGCTGAAGGATGACCGCTACGTCAGCGCAGCGGTGCTCGATCGCGAATTGAAGGCCGGGCGCCGCATGGTGCTGCTGGACACACGCGTGGCCTCGATGTGGCAGATGGCGCACATCGAAGGCGCGGTGCCGGTGCCGTACTACAGCCGGGAGGAGGCTTTCGCGGCGCTGCCGCGCGATGGCACGTGGATCGTCGCCTACTGCGAGTGCCCGCGCGCGGCGGCCGATTCGGTGGTGAAGCGGCTGCGCGAGGAAGGAGGCTTCGAAAACACCGCCGTGCTGTGGGAAGGCATCCAGGGCTGGGTCAGCCTGGGGTATCCCGTGGTCGCGGGCGACGCGTCGAAACCTGCGGCGCCCGCGAAACCCTGA
- a CDS encoding lipocalin family protein produces MRTLPLLALALVIATTAACRSGNVKPSIPTAAPVDVDRFMGDWYVIAHIPSFPEREAYKAVESYARLPDGRIQTTFRFRKGALDGPEKTMHPVGTVKPDGGGAVWDMQFVWPIQAEYVIAWIDADYQQTIVGRSKRDYVWLMARTPQIPEADYQARVRQIQALGYDVSKIRRVPH; encoded by the coding sequence ATGCGTACCCTGCCTCTCCTTGCGCTAGCGCTGGTCATCGCGACCACCGCCGCCTGTCGTTCCGGCAACGTCAAACCCTCCATCCCTACCGCGGCGCCGGTGGACGTGGACCGCTTCATGGGCGACTGGTACGTCATCGCGCACATCCCGTCCTTCCCGGAGCGCGAGGCCTACAAGGCGGTGGAGTCCTACGCCAGGCTGCCGGATGGCCGCATCCAGACCACGTTCCGCTTCCGCAAGGGCGCGCTGGACGGGCCGGAGAAGACCATGCACCCGGTCGGTACGGTCAAGCCCGATGGCGGCGGCGCGGTGTGGGACATGCAGTTCGTCTGGCCGATCCAGGCCGAGTACGTGATCGCCTGGATCGATGCCGACTACCAGCAAACCATCGTCGGCCGCAGCAAGCGCGACTACGTGTGGCTGATGGCGCGCACGCCGCAGATCCCCGAAGCCGACTACCAGGCGCGCGTGCGCCAGATCCAGGCGCTGGGTTACGACGTGTCGAAGATCCGCCGCGTGCCGCACTGA
- a CDS encoding cyclopropane-fatty-acyl-phospholipid synthase family protein has product MNAMVDELAADRAAPGLLGLAERGLLPDAAIRAGIRQLCAQRLRDESVGGQEAQSALLAHRLRALKQGALAVHTDAANRQHYELPADFFRHCLGHRLKYSSCYYPTGDETLDQAEEAMLALYGERAALADGQDILELGCGWGSLTLWMAERYPNARITAVSNSHSQRQFIEARCNERGLGNVRAITCDVNQLQLEQQAFDRCVSVEMFEHVSNHAALMRRIHDALRPGGALFVHIFVHRHLMYPFETQGEDNWMGRHFFTGGMMPSADLLLFFQDHLHLQERWLLDGTHYQRTANHWLALHDANRDAVMAVLREAYGDAAALWNQRWRMFWMACAELFGYRNGQEWLVAHYRFQRPAREH; this is encoded by the coding sequence ATGAACGCAATGGTGGACGAACTGGCGGCCGATCGCGCCGCTCCCGGCCTGCTCGGCCTGGCCGAACGCGGCCTGTTGCCCGATGCGGCGATCCGCGCCGGCATCCGCCAGTTGTGCGCGCAGCGCCTGCGCGACGAGAGCGTGGGCGGCCAGGAAGCGCAGTCGGCCCTGCTCGCGCATCGGCTGCGTGCGCTAAAGCAGGGCGCGCTGGCGGTGCACACGGACGCGGCCAACCGCCAGCACTACGAACTGCCGGCGGACTTCTTCCGCCACTGCCTCGGCCATCGGCTGAAGTACAGCAGTTGCTACTACCCGACCGGCGACGAGACGCTGGACCAGGCCGAAGAGGCGATGCTGGCGCTGTACGGCGAACGCGCCGCGCTGGCCGACGGCCAGGACATCCTGGAACTGGGCTGCGGCTGGGGCTCGCTGACCCTGTGGATGGCCGAGCGTTATCCGAACGCGCGCATCACCGCCGTGTCCAACTCGCACTCGCAGCGCCAGTTCATCGAGGCGCGCTGCAACGAACGCGGCCTGGGCAACGTGCGCGCCATCACCTGCGACGTCAACCAGCTGCAGCTGGAACAGCAGGCCTTCGACCGCTGCGTGTCGGTGGAGATGTTCGAGCATGTCAGCAACCACGCCGCGCTGATGCGGCGCATCCACGACGCGCTGCGGCCGGGCGGCGCGCTGTTCGTGCACATCTTCGTGCATCGCCACCTGATGTATCCGTTCGAGACGCAGGGTGAGGACAACTGGATGGGCCGGCATTTCTTCACCGGCGGCATGATGCCGTCGGCCGACCTGCTGCTGTTCTTCCAGGACCACCTGCACCTGCAGGAGCGCTGGCTGCTGGATGGCACGCACTACCAGCGCACCGCCAACCACTGGCTGGCCCTGCACGATGCCAACCGCGACGCGGTGATGGCCGTGCTGCGCGAGGCCTACGGCGATGCCGCCGCGCTGTGGAACCAGCGCTGGCGCATGTTCTGGATGGCCTGCGCCGAACTGTTCGGCTATCGCAACGGCCAGGAATGGCTGGTGGCGCATTACCGCTTCCAGCGTCCGGCCCGGGAGCACTGA
- a CDS encoding DUF1295 domain-containing protein, with amino-acid sequence MSALHSLGLVAVLAAAVMTLGWWWQRRHDNAGIVDVLWSACVGGSAVLLAALGDGAWQARATLAVLGGVWGARLALHLWHRVRSEPEDGRYRYLREHWQGHQGKFFLFFMAQALLVVLFALPFAAVARSPVDTAWPWIVLAVAIWIGSVAGEAIADAQLARFRANPANRGKTCRDGLWRYSRHPNYFFEWLHWFAYIALAVGSPWAWLSWCGPVVMYVFLRWISGIPYTEAQALRTRGEEYREYQRTTPMLFPWFPKPATKEATR; translated from the coding sequence ATGAGCGCGCTGCATTCGCTCGGCCTGGTCGCCGTGCTCGCCGCCGCAGTGATGACGCTCGGCTGGTGGTGGCAGCGACGCCACGACAATGCCGGCATCGTCGACGTGCTGTGGTCGGCCTGCGTCGGTGGCAGTGCGGTGCTGCTGGCGGCGCTGGGCGACGGCGCATGGCAGGCGCGGGCGACGCTGGCGGTGCTCGGCGGCGTGTGGGGTGCACGATTGGCCCTGCACCTTTGGCATCGCGTACGCAGCGAGCCGGAAGATGGCCGCTACCGCTACCTGCGCGAGCATTGGCAGGGGCACCAGGGCAAGTTCTTCCTGTTCTTCATGGCGCAGGCGCTGCTGGTGGTGCTATTCGCCCTGCCCTTCGCTGCGGTCGCGCGCAGCCCGGTGGACACGGCGTGGCCGTGGATCGTATTGGCGGTGGCGATCTGGATCGGCAGCGTCGCCGGCGAAGCGATCGCCGACGCCCAACTGGCGCGCTTCCGCGCCAACCCGGCCAACCGCGGCAAGACCTGCCGTGACGGGTTGTGGCGCTATTCGCGCCATCCCAACTACTTCTTCGAGTGGCTGCACTGGTTCGCGTACATCGCGCTCGCGGTCGGCTCGCCCTGGGCGTGGCTGTCGTGGTGCGGACCGGTGGTGATGTACGTGTTCCTGCGCTGGATCAGCGGCATCCCCTATACCGAGGCGCAGGCCCTGCGCACGCGCGGCGAGGAGTACCGCGAGTACCAGCGCACCACGCCGATGCTGTTCCCCTGGTTTCCCAAACCCGCCACCAAGGAGGCGACACGATGA
- a CDS encoding cyclopropane-fatty-acyl-phospholipid synthase family protein, which produces MNQIVDISTAPSYGALDRLLRSQLLARLDALDHGVLVVSDALGEHRFGKSGDGALPTVHLWIDEPAFYRAVAAQGSVGAGEAYIAGHWRCDDLVGLVRLLVRNRALLDGMETGLARLGGWALRSWHALRRNTREGSRRNIAAHYDLGNDFFALFLSPDLMYSSAMFASPDDDLDTASYRKLDAVCRKLGLSPGDRVVEIGTGWGGFALHAARHYGAHVTTTTISREQHALASARVAAAGLEDRVTLLLQDYRDLQGTYDKLVSIEMIEAIGARYLETFFGKLGTLLRPGGQALLQAITIEDHRYVQARDAVDYIKRFVFPGSFIPSLNAMYAAKTRASDLQVVHQEDFGLSYAYTLRAWRRRFMTRLPEVRAQGFDERFIRLWEFYLAYCEGGFLERSIGVSHLLMARPGHPEAA; this is translated from the coding sequence ATGAACCAGATCGTCGACATTTCCACTGCACCGTCCTACGGCGCGCTCGACCGACTGCTGCGCTCGCAGCTGCTGGCGCGCCTGGATGCGCTGGACCATGGCGTCCTGGTGGTCAGTGATGCGCTGGGCGAGCACCGGTTCGGCAAGTCCGGCGACGGAGCGCTGCCGACCGTCCACCTGTGGATCGACGAGCCGGCGTTCTACCGCGCCGTGGCCGCGCAGGGCAGCGTTGGCGCCGGCGAGGCCTACATCGCCGGTCACTGGCGCTGTGACGACCTGGTCGGCCTGGTACGCCTGCTGGTACGCAACCGTGCCCTGTTGGACGGCATGGAGACCGGCCTGGCGCGGCTGGGTGGCTGGGCGTTGCGCAGCTGGCATGCATTGCGCCGCAATACGCGTGAAGGCAGCCGGCGCAACATCGCCGCGCACTACGATCTGGGCAACGACTTCTTCGCCCTGTTCCTGTCGCCGGACCTGATGTATTCGTCGGCGATGTTCGCCTCGCCGGACGACGACCTGGACACCGCCTCGTACCGCAAGCTGGACGCGGTCTGCCGCAAGCTGGGGCTGTCGCCGGGCGATCGGGTGGTCGAGATCGGTACCGGCTGGGGCGGGTTCGCCCTGCACGCGGCGCGCCATTACGGCGCCCACGTCACCACCACCACGATCTCGCGCGAGCAGCATGCGCTGGCCAGCGCACGCGTGGCCGCCGCCGGCCTGGAGGACCGGGTGACCTTGCTGCTGCAGGACTACCGCGATCTGCAGGGCACGTACGACAAGCTGGTCTCGATCGAGATGATCGAGGCGATCGGCGCGCGGTACCTGGAGACGTTCTTCGGCAAGCTCGGCACGCTGCTGCGTCCGGGCGGACAGGCGCTGCTGCAGGCCATCACCATCGAGGACCACCGCTATGTGCAGGCGCGCGATGCGGTGGACTACATCAAGCGCTTCGTCTTCCCGGGCAGCTTCATTCCCTCGCTCAACGCCATGTACGCCGCCAAGACCCGCGCCAGCGATCTGCAGGTGGTGCACCAGGAAGACTTCGGCCTGTCGTACGCGTACACGCTGCGCGCGTGGCGGCGCCGCTTCATGACCCGCCTGCCCGAGGTGCGCGCACAGGGGTTCGACGAGCGCTTCATCCGCCTGTGGGAGTTCTATCTGGCTTACTGCGAAGGCGGCTTCCTCGAGCGATCCATCGGCGTATCGCACCTGCTGATGGCGCGTCCCGGCCACCCGGAGGCCGCATGA
- a CDS encoding DUF1365 domain-containing protein, with the protein MSAPLASALYEGWVRHRRHTPRPHAFRYRMAQLYLDLDELDRVFDRRWLWSVDRRNLAEFRRSDYLAPHDRPLAEAVRDRVERQLGHRPQGPVRLLTHLRYGGYVFNPVSFYYCFRPDGTTLDAVLAEITNTPWRERHSYVLPVRDGVPQGDGWEWGFDKAFHVSPFLPMDCAYRWRFGTPDEALRVHMQVDREGQRAFDATLTLLRRPLDGASLARVLWRYPLMTAQVIGGIHWQALRLWLKRTPVHDHSPLARETP; encoded by the coding sequence ATGAGCGCACCGCTCGCCAGCGCCTTGTACGAAGGCTGGGTGCGCCACCGCCGGCACACGCCGCGGCCGCATGCGTTCCGCTACCGCATGGCGCAGCTGTACCTGGACCTGGACGAACTCGACCGCGTGTTCGACCGGCGCTGGCTGTGGTCGGTGGACCGCCGCAACCTGGCCGAATTCCGCCGCAGCGATTACCTGGCGCCGCACGACCGGCCGCTGGCCGAGGCCGTGCGCGACCGCGTCGAGCGCCAGCTCGGTCATCGCCCGCAGGGGCCCGTGCGCCTGCTCACGCACCTGCGCTACGGCGGCTACGTCTTCAACCCGGTGAGTTTCTACTACTGCTTCCGGCCCGACGGCACCACGCTGGACGCGGTGCTCGCCGAAATCACCAACACGCCCTGGCGCGAACGCCACAGCTACGTCTTGCCGGTACGCGATGGCGTGCCGCAGGGCGACGGCTGGGAATGGGGGTTCGACAAGGCCTTCCACGTGTCGCCGTTCCTGCCGATGGACTGCGCTTACCGCTGGCGTTTCGGCACGCCCGACGAGGCGCTGCGTGTGCACATGCAGGTGGATCGCGAGGGACAGCGCGCCTTCGACGCCACGCTGACGCTGCTCAGACGACCCTTGGATGGCGCGTCGCTGGCACGCGTGCTGTGGCGCTATCCGTTGATGACCGCGCAGGTGATCGGCGGCATCCACTGGCAGGCGCTGCGCCTCTGGCTGAAGCGGACACCCGTACACGACCACTCCCCCCTTGCCCGCGAGACCCCATGA
- a CDS encoding FAD-dependent oxidoreductase, with amino-acid sequence MRIAVIGSGIAGLASAWWLSQRHEVVLFEANDYLGGHTHTHTVEQAGREYRIDSGFIVFNPHHYPLLCGLFDELGVASQSTTMSFAVHSERSGREYNATSLDTLFCQRRNLVSPRFWGMLRDLARFYREAPALLEGDDTGPTLGDYLQQGGYGAAFRDEHLVPMASALWSSPPQGILAFPARYLVQFMANHHMLTLGERSPWRVVTGGSATYVEALRRRWRVQERVATPVSAVLRQAEQVEVVTAAGTERFDQVVMACHSDDALRLLHDADGRERDILGAIRYQSNDTVLHTDARLLPRRRKAWAAWNAHVPRDPSAPCTVSYCMNLLQGIASPEPFVVTLNRSDAIDPARILRRMHYRHPVYDHAMVAAQHRKAEIQGQRRTWFAGAYWGWGFHEDGIRSAHELVNELEARHAAMSLREDALVLA; translated from the coding sequence ATGCGCATCGCGGTCATCGGATCGGGCATCGCCGGACTCGCGTCGGCGTGGTGGCTGTCGCAGCGGCACGAGGTGGTGCTGTTCGAGGCGAACGACTACCTCGGCGGGCACACGCATACGCACACGGTCGAACAGGCGGGGCGCGAGTACCGGATCGACAGCGGTTTCATCGTCTTCAATCCGCACCACTATCCGCTGCTGTGCGGGTTGTTCGACGAACTCGGGGTGGCCTCGCAGTCGACCACGATGAGCTTCGCCGTGCACAGCGAGCGCAGCGGCAGGGAGTACAACGCGACCTCGCTGGACACGTTGTTCTGCCAGCGCCGCAACCTGGTGTCGCCGCGCTTCTGGGGCATGTTGCGCGACCTGGCCCGCTTCTACCGCGAGGCGCCCGCCCTGCTGGAGGGCGACGACACCGGTCCGACGCTGGGCGACTACCTGCAGCAGGGCGGCTACGGTGCCGCATTCCGCGACGAGCATCTGGTGCCGATGGCGTCCGCCCTGTGGTCGTCGCCGCCGCAGGGCATCCTGGCGTTTCCGGCGCGCTATCTGGTGCAGTTCATGGCCAACCACCACATGCTGACGCTGGGCGAGCGCTCGCCGTGGCGCGTGGTGACCGGGGGCTCGGCGACCTACGTGGAGGCCTTGCGGCGCCGGTGGCGCGTGCAGGAGCGCGTGGCCACGCCGGTCAGTGCGGTGCTGCGCCAGGCGGAGCAGGTAGAGGTGGTGACGGCCGCCGGCACAGAGCGCTTCGACCAGGTGGTGATGGCCTGCCACAGCGACGACGCGCTGCGCCTGCTGCACGATGCCGACGGCCGCGAACGCGACATCCTCGGCGCGATCCGCTACCAGTCCAACGACACCGTGCTGCATACCGATGCGCGCCTGCTGCCGCGCCGCCGCAAGGCGTGGGCCGCATGGAACGCGCATGTGCCGCGTGACCCATCGGCGCCGTGTACGGTCAGCTACTGCATGAACCTGCTGCAGGGCATCGCGTCGCCGGAGCCGTTCGTGGTAACGCTCAACCGCAGCGACGCAATCGACCCGGCCCGCATCCTGCGCCGCATGCACTACCGCCATCCCGTCTACGACCACGCCATGGTCGCCGCGCAACACCGCAAGGCGGAGATCCAGGGACAGCGGCGCACGTGGTTCGCCGGCGCCTACTGGGGCTGGGGCTTCCATGAGGACGGGATCCGCAGTGCGCATGAACTGGTGAATGAGTTAGAGGCACGGCATGCGGCGATGTCCTTGCGCGAAGACGCGCTGGTGCTGGCATGA
- a CDS encoding acyl-CoA desaturase — translation MPASDSPTPPPARRGFAAIRRWFDTEDVQDDDAQAARIDWLRALPFIGMHLACVAVLWVGVSPIALIVALALYAVRMFAITGFYHRYFSHRTFRTSRVLQFVFALIGASSVQRGPLWWAAHHRNHHRHADTAADPHSPGVHGFWWSHAGWFLTRGGFRTDWSRIPDLARYPELRWLDRYDTVVPVLLASALFGVGALLERVAPHLGTSGPQLLVWGFFVSTVVLFHATVTINSLAHRFGRRRFDTRDDSRNNLWLALLTFGEGWHNNHHFFPGTARQGFRWWEIDLTWYGLRAMALLGLVRDLKPVPAWVLAKARR, via the coding sequence ATGCCGGCAAGCGACTCCCCCACCCCTCCGCCGGCGCGGCGCGGCTTTGCCGCGATTCGCCGCTGGTTCGACACGGAGGACGTACAGGACGATGACGCGCAGGCGGCCCGCATCGACTGGTTGCGGGCCTTGCCCTTCATCGGCATGCACCTGGCCTGCGTGGCGGTGCTGTGGGTGGGCGTGTCGCCCATCGCGCTGATCGTCGCACTGGCGCTGTACGCCGTGCGCATGTTCGCCATCACCGGCTTCTACCATCGCTACTTCTCGCACCGCACCTTCCGCACCTCGCGCGTGCTGCAGTTCGTGTTCGCGCTGATCGGCGCGTCCAGCGTGCAGCGCGGACCGCTGTGGTGGGCCGCCCACCACCGCAACCACCATCGCCACGCCGACACGGCGGCCGACCCGCACTCCCCCGGCGTGCATGGCTTCTGGTGGAGCCATGCGGGCTGGTTCCTCACCCGCGGTGGCTTCCGCACGGACTGGTCGCGCATCCCCGACCTGGCACGCTACCCGGAGCTGCGCTGGCTGGACCGCTACGACACCGTGGTGCCGGTGCTGCTGGCCTCCGCCTTGTTCGGCGTAGGCGCGCTGCTGGAACGCGTGGCCCCGCACCTGGGCACCAGCGGTCCGCAACTGCTGGTGTGGGGCTTCTTCGTGTCGACCGTCGTGCTGTTCCATGCGACGGTCACCATCAATTCGCTGGCCCACCGCTTCGGCCGCCGCCGCTTCGACACGCGCGACGACAGCCGCAACAACCTGTGGCTGGCGCTGCTGACCTTCGGCGAGGGCTGGCACAACAACCACCACTTCTTCCCCGGCACCGCACGCCAGGGCTTCCGCTGGTGGGAGATCGACCTCACCTGGTACGGCCTGCGCGCGATGGCGCTGCTGGGGCTGGTGCGCGACCTCAAGCCGGTGCCCGCGTGGGTGTTGGCCAAGGCGAGGCGCTGA
- a CDS encoding sigma-70 family RNA polymerase sigma factor has protein sequence MLAVARQRCRGSFMRIYDHFMPRLCLYLRGLGSPEAVAEELAQEALLRLWQRADMYDPQQGAVSTWLFRIGRNLHIDRVRREPGWVQILEDGGPASDEELARPFTSAEDHAEHAHLQRRIEDLPAVQARLMRMSYFEAKSHQEIADELQMPLGTVKSHLRRAFLRLQGQVRGQS, from the coding sequence ATGCTTGCGGTCGCCCGGCAGCGCTGCCGTGGCAGCTTCATGCGTATCTACGACCACTTCATGCCGCGGCTGTGCCTGTATCTGCGCGGCTTGGGCAGCCCCGAAGCGGTGGCCGAGGAACTGGCGCAGGAAGCGCTGCTGCGGCTGTGGCAGCGGGCCGACATGTACGACCCGCAGCAGGGCGCGGTGTCCACCTGGCTGTTCCGCATCGGCCGCAACCTGCATATCGACCGCGTGCGGCGCGAGCCGGGCTGGGTGCAGATCCTGGAGGACGGCGGCCCGGCGAGCGACGAGGAACTGGCGCGGCCGTTCACCTCGGCCGAGGACCATGCCGAGCATGCCCACCTGCAGCGCCGCATCGAGGATCTTCCTGCCGTGCAGGCGCGGCTGATGCGCATGTCGTACTTCGAAGCCAAGAGCCACCAGGAAATCGCCGACGAGCTGCAGATGCCGCTGGGCACCGTGAAGTCGCACCTGCGCCGCGCCTTCCTGCGGCTGCAGGGCCAAGTAAGAGGTCAATCGTGA
- a CDS encoding ChrR family anti-sigma-E factor: MNPHHHLDPSTVVSYAAGALAVEVAIVAATHLETCAHCRARVDEAERFGGQLVEQQQPVVADPARQASLRASILDRLDEAPAPASAPLPRGAPYEDDDRLPAPLHPYFGASYRALKWRWMAPGVHCIRAPNTKAGTLLLLKIGPGRSMPVHSHGGTELTQILRGAYHDALGHFAPGDVADLDSDVEHQPVTVPGTACICVSALDAPLRFPGWFARKLQPLFKL; the protein is encoded by the coding sequence GTGAACCCGCACCATCATCTCGATCCTTCCACCGTGGTCAGCTACGCCGCCGGCGCGCTGGCGGTCGAAGTGGCGATCGTGGCCGCCACCCATCTGGAGACCTGCGCGCACTGCCGCGCGAGGGTAGACGAGGCCGAGCGCTTCGGCGGCCAACTGGTCGAACAGCAGCAGCCCGTCGTCGCCGATCCGGCGCGGCAGGCCAGCTTGCGCGCATCCATCCTCGACCGTCTGGACGAGGCGCCCGCACCGGCGTCGGCACCTCTCCCGCGCGGCGCACCGTACGAGGACGACGACCGCCTGCCCGCGCCGCTGCATCCCTACTTCGGCGCCTCCTACCGCGCGCTCAAGTGGCGCTGGATGGCACCCGGCGTGCATTGCATCCGCGCGCCCAACACCAAGGCCGGCACGCTGCTGCTGTTGAAGATCGGCCCGGGCCGCAGCATGCCCGTGCACAGCCATGGCGGCACCGAGCTCACCCAGATCCTGCGCGGCGCCTATCACGACGCGCTGGGCCACTTCGCACCGGGCGACGTCGCCGACCTCGACAGCGACGTCGAACACCAGCCGGTCACCGTGCCAGGTACCGCCTGCATCTGCGTGTCGGCCCTCGACGCGCCGCTGCGCTTCCCCGGGTGGTTCGCGCGCAAGCTGCAGCCGCTGTTCAAGCTGTAG